In the genome of Paenibacillus pabuli, one region contains:
- a CDS encoding TetR/AcrR family transcriptional regulator, with the protein MSKKTNPPRSPGRPKAGADQASAQSKILMTASRLFMEYGYEPVSLQQIASLCGVTKASIYYHFSSKPQLFTVAITSMMAMGMQQTALRMDAPGTLQERLENVAEGRMQKSHVDTETMMREANTYLNEDQLAQIREAELRIYEVLAAHFKREMDSGYLRSANPMLLAHAFTSLLMLANREGVRDMHATIAELARELVALFLDGAAHKA; encoded by the coding sequence ATGAGCAAAAAAACGAACCCTCCCCGTTCGCCGGGCAGGCCCAAAGCTGGTGCTGATCAGGCATCAGCCCAGTCGAAAATACTGATGACCGCCTCGCGGCTATTTATGGAATACGGATATGAGCCCGTCTCTCTCCAGCAAATCGCCTCGCTATGTGGTGTGACCAAAGCATCAATCTATTATCATTTTTCCAGCAAACCGCAGCTATTCACCGTCGCCATTACCAGCATGATGGCCATGGGCATGCAGCAGACAGCACTCCGTATGGATGCACCCGGTACATTGCAAGAGCGGCTGGAGAACGTTGCAGAAGGACGCATGCAAAAATCCCACGTTGATACAGAGACCATGATGCGTGAAGCAAATACCTATCTGAATGAAGATCAGCTGGCCCAGATCCGGGAAGCCGAACTCCGCATCTATGAAGTCCTCGCCGCCCACTTCAAGCGGGAGATGGACAGCGGTTATTTGCGATCTGCCAATCCGATGCTGCTTGCCCACGCATTTACATCCTTGCTGATGCTGGCCAACCGTGAAGGCGTGCGCGACATGCATGCAACGATTGCCGAGCTGGCACGTGAGCTGGTCGCTTTATTTTTGGATGGAGCCGCTCACAAAGCGTAA
- a CDS encoding PLP-dependent aminotransferase family protein has protein sequence MNQLPKLDGNDSIPIYVQLSDHIKKEIIQRELVEHSKLPSVRKLAEMLGISTTPVEWAYQQLIAEGYVYSQPRRGYRVRPITDRYSEIQIPVGTEQKDMQIHEDHHHERKIERNAIRTTRVVEFDFHMSRNDFSLFPFGKWHQYANRIWREEAEELLFYGDPQGEWGLRCEIANYLGQFRGVTCSPEQVVVGAEQHLLMSLLVQTLLHIDGLQSIGVENPGYRLLPGTFRNYGYQVVPIPLDNEGLDISELDRVGAKIVSVSPSHQFPLGMTMPIARRLALLDWAERTGAYIIEDDYDGEFRYHGRPIPSMQGLREGSRVIYMGGFSQVLAPALCIHYMVLPKELMVHFRKMYKMILFEQSASRLHQRTLEMFMREGELGKHIRKMRNVYKRKHDLIVQAIRQYFGEKVEIIGQNAGFHLVLRIGSTQTAAELVAAALSDGIQISSTEYLWTDGSKPADDKREFIIGFAGIEAERIGPGIAALAKAWRDLYAL, from the coding sequence ATGAATCAATTGCCGAAACTGGATGGAAACGACAGCATCCCAATCTATGTACAGCTCTCGGATCACATCAAAAAGGAAATTATTCAGAGGGAACTGGTGGAGCATAGCAAATTGCCTTCTGTCCGCAAGTTGGCGGAGATGCTGGGCATAAGTACAACTCCCGTAGAATGGGCCTACCAACAATTAATCGCCGAAGGTTATGTATACAGTCAGCCGCGAAGAGGATATCGGGTACGCCCCATAACAGATCGTTATAGTGAAATTCAAATTCCAGTGGGAACCGAGCAAAAGGATATGCAAATTCATGAAGACCACCATCATGAACGAAAAATTGAGCGGAATGCCATTCGTACAACTAGAGTGGTCGAATTTGATTTTCACATGTCACGCAATGACTTTAGCCTGTTCCCGTTTGGCAAGTGGCACCAGTATGCGAATCGCATCTGGCGCGAAGAGGCAGAGGAATTATTGTTCTACGGTGATCCGCAGGGCGAGTGGGGCCTCCGATGTGAAATTGCCAATTATCTTGGACAGTTCAGGGGAGTAACCTGCTCTCCGGAGCAGGTTGTTGTGGGTGCAGAGCAGCACTTGTTAATGTCTTTACTTGTTCAAACGTTGCTTCACATCGATGGACTGCAATCCATCGGGGTAGAGAATCCTGGCTATCGACTGCTTCCAGGTACATTTCGAAATTATGGTTATCAGGTGGTTCCAATCCCCCTAGACAATGAAGGGTTAGATATATCAGAACTGGATCGTGTGGGAGCTAAAATAGTAAGTGTTTCACCTTCGCACCAATTTCCTCTGGGCATGACCATGCCTATTGCCAGGAGATTGGCTTTGCTGGATTGGGCGGAGCGAACAGGGGCATACATCATAGAGGATGATTATGACGGCGAATTTCGGTATCATGGACGGCCTATTCCTTCCATGCAGGGTTTGCGAGAGGGCAGCAGGGTGATTTATATGGGCGGATTTTCGCAAGTTCTTGCTCCGGCATTATGTATTCACTATATGGTACTTCCCAAGGAGCTGATGGTACACTTTCGGAAAATGTACAAGATGATCCTGTTTGAACAGTCAGCTTCACGTCTTCATCAGCGCACTTTGGAAATGTTTATGCGCGAGGGAGAATTGGGTAAACACATCCGTAAAATGCGTAACGTTTATAAACGCAAACATGACTTGATCGTTCAGGCCATTCGGCAGTATTTCGGAGAAAAGGTTGAGATCATTGGTCAGAATGCAGGATTCCATCTGGTGCTCAGAATTGGTTCAACACAAACAGCCGCGGAGCTGGTGGCTGCGGCGTTAAGCGATGGTATACAGATTAGTTCAACAGAATACTTGTGGACGGATGGGAGTAAACCAGCAGATGACAAAAGGGAATTCATTATAGGGTTTGCTGGTATTGAAGCGGAACGCATTGGTCCGGGTATTGCCGCATTGGCAAAAGCATGGAGAGATCTTTACGCTTTGTGA
- a CDS encoding GNAT family N-acetyltransferase: MSQPTPSPRIPRLLETKRIYLRPFESTDVDAYFPGLFDAELRRLTGTQNSFTRTQVESYIENAAQDDSRLMLLIALQEDDEVIGEIALMDMHTKNRSAHIRIAIDHTEHQGKGYGSEALLLMLDYGFGICNLHRIELEVYAFNKRAIRTYEKLGFQREGVRRDALYYNHQYHNAIQMSMLENEFRERHVSNASNQSVGS; this comes from the coding sequence ATGTCTCAACCAACACCATCTCCACGCATTCCACGCCTGTTGGAAACGAAGCGCATCTATCTGCGTCCATTTGAATCGACTGACGTTGATGCCTATTTCCCCGGATTGTTTGACGCGGAGCTGCGCAGACTCACTGGGACACAAAACAGCTTCACCCGTACCCAAGTGGAAAGCTATATCGAAAACGCGGCCCAGGATGACTCTCGCTTGATGCTGCTGATTGCCTTGCAGGAGGATGACGAAGTCATCGGAGAAATTGCCCTGATGGACATGCATACCAAAAATCGAAGTGCGCACATCAGGATCGCCATTGATCATACTGAGCACCAAGGAAAAGGTTATGGCAGCGAGGCATTGCTGCTTATGCTGGACTACGGCTTCGGCATCTGCAATCTGCACCGAATCGAGCTTGAAGTGTATGCCTTTAATAAGCGTGCGATTCGTACATATGAGAAGCTCGGATTTCAGCGCGAAGGTGTACGGCGAGATGCCTTGTACTACAATCATCAGTACCACAATGCCATTCAAATGAGCATGCTGGAAAATGAATTCCGAGAGCGGCATGTTAGCAATGCTAGCAATCAATCCGTAGGGAGCTAA
- a CDS encoding serpin family protein: protein MHARLGVLLLLCCISGLIITSCSAKGDPNKMPSDSNQELSEAERNAALKEIEPERVQAMNMMGLHILQQTGEKDQDDGSNLLISPYSIAAAMGMAYNGSVGETRREMAEVMGWSGLDMERVNASQAALQQLLTHPGKGIEIGIANSMWMKQGIPVEESYQTTVQQTYEAEIRTLNGQPAQAKEEINQWVKQHTEGMIPSLMQEPPNREALMILVNAIAFNGNWMDEFDPKYTTDDEFKPANGKAIPVRMMHQTKQFQYSENEDWQAVRLPYGEGQMHLLVVLPREGRTLDEVQQQLLDDPKRLDRDSEFSLVELSLPRFRAEYGMNLKETLQQMGMEMAFDPYAANFTGMISPGPNLQVYIGQVLHRAVMEVSEQGTVAAAATMVGMAAGSAPPTDRVKMEVNRPFMVAVVDKATDAWVFTGSIYHPEPLEDN from the coding sequence ATGCATGCACGGTTAGGAGTATTACTGTTATTATGCTGTATAAGTGGTCTGATCATTACGAGCTGTTCAGCAAAGGGGGATCCGAACAAGATGCCATCCGATTCGAATCAGGAGCTATCCGAGGCAGAGAGAAATGCCGCATTGAAAGAGATTGAACCCGAAAGGGTCCAAGCGATGAACATGATGGGGCTGCACATCCTTCAACAGACAGGCGAAAAGGATCAGGATGACGGCAGTAATCTGCTGATCTCTCCTTACAGCATTGCGGCAGCGATGGGCATGGCTTATAACGGTAGCGTAGGTGAGACCAGGCGAGAGATGGCAGAGGTGATGGGCTGGTCAGGACTAGATATGGAGCGAGTGAATGCTTCTCAAGCAGCTTTACAGCAGTTGTTGACCCATCCGGGAAAAGGCATTGAGATCGGTATAGCGAACTCCATGTGGATGAAGCAAGGAATTCCGGTAGAGGAAAGCTACCAAACAACCGTACAGCAGACTTATGAAGCCGAGATCAGGACACTCAATGGACAACCAGCACAAGCAAAGGAAGAGATCAATCAATGGGTGAAACAGCACACCGAAGGCATGATTCCAAGCTTGATGCAGGAGCCGCCCAACAGGGAAGCGCTGATGATTCTGGTGAACGCGATTGCATTCAATGGTAACTGGATGGATGAATTTGACCCGAAATACACGACGGACGACGAGTTTAAGCCAGCAAATGGAAAAGCTATACCTGTGCGGATGATGCATCAGACGAAGCAGTTCCAATACTCGGAGAATGAGGACTGGCAAGCGGTTAGGCTTCCTTACGGAGAAGGACAGATGCATCTGCTCGTCGTTTTGCCGCGAGAGGGACGTACGCTTGATGAGGTTCAGCAGCAGCTGCTGGATGACCCAAAACGGCTTGACCGTGACTCCGAATTTAGCCTCGTTGAGCTGTCCTTGCCGCGTTTTCGTGCGGAGTATGGCATGAACCTGAAAGAAACGTTGCAGCAGATGGGGATGGAAATGGCCTTTGACCCGTATGCCGCCAATTTTACGGGGATGATTTCTCCCGGCCCGAACTTGCAAGTATACATTGGTCAGGTGCTGCATCGTGCGGTGATGGAGGTGAGCGAGCAAGGTACCGTAGCTGCTGCTGCAACAATGGTGGGAATGGCGGCCGGAAGTGCACCACCCACAGACCGGGTCAAGATGGAGGTCAATCGGCCATTCATGGTCGCTGTAGTAGATAAGGCTACAGATGCATGGGTATTTACTGGATCTATTTATCACCCCGAACCGCTTGAGGACAATTAA
- a CDS encoding YcjF family protein, with the protein MIPATLEQLEQVRKECRTMVKKRATASAGTTLVPLPGTDVLADVGMLMQLLPAINNKFGLSQKQLDGMDPETKSMIYGFVMSIGSKVIGRMVTKELVVQVLKRVGVRVATKSVAKFVPFAGQGLAAALSFTAMRYVGNKHVEDCYEVVKRMIEQRELIPGEPAPSALEETNEDGKVEIKTSSSSDTDASAKESEEQKENK; encoded by the coding sequence ATGATTCCAGCAACGTTGGAACAATTAGAGCAAGTTCGCAAGGAATGCCGCACCATGGTCAAAAAGAGAGCCACCGCTTCGGCTGGTACAACACTCGTTCCTCTTCCAGGTACAGATGTCCTTGCTGATGTGGGAATGCTCATGCAGCTACTGCCTGCCATTAACAATAAATTCGGATTATCGCAAAAGCAGCTTGATGGTATGGACCCTGAAACCAAATCCATGATCTACGGATTCGTCATGTCCATTGGAAGTAAAGTCATCGGACGTATGGTAACCAAAGAGCTGGTGGTACAGGTGCTGAAAAGAGTCGGAGTACGTGTAGCTACCAAATCGGTCGCTAAATTTGTCCCTTTTGCAGGTCAGGGACTGGCTGCTGCGCTCAGCTTCACAGCCATGCGGTATGTCGGCAACAAACATGTCGAGGACTGTTATGAGGTCGTGAAACGTATGATTGAGCAGCGTGAATTGATACCGGGTGAGCCGGCACCTTCTGCGCTTGAAGAGACTAACGAAGACGGGAAAGTGGAAATAAAGACGTCATCTAGTAGCGACACAGATGCATCTGCGAAAGAGTCAGAGGAGCAAAAGGAAAATAAATAA
- a CDS encoding ABC transporter ATP-binding protein: MSERTERKSPRPPGGPGHPGGGMGMRPPVEKAKDFKGTLRRLIRYLQPHSYRLLGVLVAAILSTVFSIISPKVMAEGTDILSKGAIAILQGVQGAGVDFPALMKVLYLLVGLYLFSAAFMYIQQYLMAGVAQRVVYDMREQISAKVGRLPLKYFDSRTHGETLSRATNDVDNISNTLQQSLAQFITSVVTIVGVIIMMLTISPWMTLITILTLPLSVVVVMLVASRSQKHFAGQQKSLGELNGHVEEMYTGHKVVKAFGREEQSVQQFEKVNEELYESGWKAQFISGIIMPLMSFVGNLGYVLICVVGGIFVTRGAISIGDILAFTQYSRQFTQPINQIANISNIIQSTIASAERVFELLDEEEEVPESSKPVQLQQPQGAVAFQGVNFGYKADELLIQNMNIDVKPGQTVAIVGPTGAGKTTLINLLMRFYEIQDGQITIDGVNIVDMERGKLRSLFGMVLQDTWLFNGTIRDNIAYGREGATEEEVIKAADAAHADHFIRTLPDGYDTVLNEEASNISQGQKQLLTIARAILANPAILILDEATSSVDTRTEVFIQKAMNDLMKDRTSFVIAHRLSTIRGADLILVMDHGNVIEQGNHEELMAKQGFYADLYNSQFSEQQPQAI, from the coding sequence ATGAGTGAACGTACTGAACGCAAGTCGCCTCGTCCCCCTGGAGGGCCGGGTCATCCGGGAGGCGGAATGGGCATGCGGCCTCCCGTGGAGAAAGCAAAGGATTTCAAAGGTACCCTGCGGCGCCTGATCCGTTATCTTCAGCCCCACAGCTATCGTTTGCTGGGTGTGCTGGTCGCCGCAATTTTAAGTACCGTATTCAGTATCATCAGTCCGAAGGTTATGGCAGAAGGAACAGATATTCTAAGCAAAGGTGCTATTGCCATCCTCCAGGGTGTGCAGGGTGCCGGTGTTGATTTTCCTGCCTTGATGAAAGTCTTGTATCTGCTTGTGGGGCTCTATCTGTTTAGTGCGGCCTTCATGTACATTCAGCAATACCTGATGGCTGGTGTCGCTCAGCGAGTTGTGTATGACATGCGTGAGCAAATCAGTGCCAAGGTGGGGCGTCTGCCGCTGAAATATTTCGACTCCCGTACCCACGGGGAAACATTAAGTCGGGCAACAAACGATGTGGACAACATCAGTAACACGCTCCAGCAAAGTTTGGCGCAGTTCATTACGTCTGTGGTGACCATAGTTGGTGTAATCATCATGATGCTGACCATTAGTCCATGGATGACTCTCATTACTATTTTGACATTGCCATTGAGTGTAGTAGTTGTGATGCTGGTGGCATCCCGCTCGCAAAAACACTTTGCAGGCCAGCAGAAATCTCTTGGCGAATTGAATGGACATGTCGAAGAAATGTATACGGGCCATAAAGTGGTGAAAGCTTTTGGCCGGGAAGAACAGTCGGTACAGCAATTCGAGAAGGTTAATGAAGAACTGTATGAATCCGGTTGGAAAGCCCAGTTTATCTCGGGGATTATCATGCCGCTAATGAGCTTTGTTGGTAACCTTGGTTATGTGCTGATCTGTGTGGTCGGCGGGATCTTTGTTACGCGTGGTGCCATCTCCATCGGGGATATCCTTGCATTCACACAGTACTCTCGTCAATTCACGCAGCCGATTAACCAGATTGCAAACATCTCAAATATCATTCAGTCCACCATCGCTTCGGCGGAACGGGTATTTGAATTGCTGGATGAAGAGGAAGAGGTTCCGGAGTCTTCGAAACCAGTACAATTGCAGCAGCCACAGGGTGCCGTTGCATTTCAAGGTGTGAATTTTGGATATAAAGCAGATGAGCTGCTCATTCAAAATATGAATATTGATGTAAAACCGGGACAGACGGTAGCCATTGTCGGACCGACTGGAGCGGGGAAAACAACGCTGATCAACCTGCTGATGCGTTTCTACGAAATTCAGGACGGACAAATTACGATTGATGGCGTGAATATCGTGGACATGGAACGCGGCAAGCTGCGCAGCCTGTTTGGGATGGTGCTTCAGGACACATGGCTGTTCAACGGAACGATCCGTGACAACATCGCCTATGGCCGAGAAGGGGCAACAGAAGAGGAAGTCATTAAGGCGGCTGATGCGGCACATGCTGACCACTTCATTCGTACCTTACCTGATGGATATGACACGGTGCTGAATGAAGAAGCGTCGAACATTTCCCAGGGTCAGAAACAATTGCTGACGATTGCAAGAGCGATTCTGGCGAATCCGGCCATTCTGATTCTGGATGAGGCAACGAGCAGTGTCGATACGCGGACCGAAGTGTTCATCCAGAAAGCAATGAATGATCTGATGAAGGATCGCACCAGCTTTGTCATTGCCCACAGATTGTCCACTATTCGCGGAGCCGACCTGATTCTTGTTATGGATCATGGTAACGTCATTGAGCAGGGCAATCATGAGGAACTGATGGCGAAACAGGGATTCTATGCTGATCTTTACAACAGTCAGTTCTCGGAGCAGCAGCCACAGGCGATCTGA
- a CDS encoding ABC transporter ATP-binding protein, which translates to MMKLFRMLKPYRVPIFFILGLVLLQSLAELYLPTLMADIVNHGIVKGDVPYIWQIGGWMLVIAVAGTACSVTASYLSSRTAGGFAKQLRSRVFRHVENFSLQEFDKLGTASLITRTTNDITQVQNVLTMMLRMMVMAPMMCIGGIFMAVSQDAKLSTIFLVVLPVLAGAIALIGAKGLPLFKQIQKKLDRLNLVLREQLTGIRVVRSFNRGEHERIRFNGANTDLRDVSIKVNVLMATLMPVMMLVMNFSMIAILYFGGQRIDSGNMDIGSLIAFIQYAMQIMFSLIMVSIIFVMIPRASASTERINEVLDMQPDLSNPNQPRSMSALQGMIEFDNVTFRYPGAENAALSGISFTARPGETTAIIGGTGSGKSTLLSLIPRFYDVTEGSVRVNGTDVRELRQEDLRAKIGFVPQKAVLFTGTIAENIRHGKDDATMEEIVRAAQTAQAENFITEMKDGYDSVIAQGGNNVSGGQKQRLSIARALVRRPEVYIFDDSFSALDFKTDAKLRAALKSETTEAAVLIVAQRVSTVMDADRILVMDEGRIVGSGTHKELLEHNEVYREIVSSQLTEEEIA; encoded by the coding sequence ATGATGAAATTGTTTCGCATGCTTAAGCCTTACCGAGTCCCCATTTTTTTCATTTTAGGCTTGGTCTTGCTGCAATCGCTCGCTGAATTGTACCTGCCAACCTTGATGGCGGACATCGTCAATCATGGTATCGTCAAAGGCGATGTACCATACATCTGGCAGATTGGCGGCTGGATGCTGGTGATTGCTGTTGCGGGGACGGCTTGTTCCGTGACAGCCAGTTATCTTTCTTCCCGCACGGCAGGTGGATTTGCCAAGCAGCTGCGCAGCAGAGTGTTCCGCCATGTAGAGAACTTTTCGCTGCAGGAATTTGATAAATTGGGTACAGCTTCACTGATTACCCGTACGACAAACGATATTACGCAGGTTCAGAACGTATTAACGATGATGCTGCGCATGATGGTTATGGCACCGATGATGTGTATCGGGGGTATCTTCATGGCTGTATCCCAGGATGCCAAATTATCGACCATTTTCCTGGTTGTCCTGCCTGTGCTGGCGGGAGCCATTGCATTAATTGGTGCGAAGGGTCTACCTTTGTTCAAACAAATTCAGAAAAAACTCGATCGTCTCAACCTTGTTCTGCGTGAACAATTAACAGGGATTCGCGTGGTTCGTTCCTTTAATCGCGGGGAACATGAGCGTATTCGCTTTAACGGAGCCAATACGGATCTGCGAGACGTTTCCATTAAAGTGAATGTGCTCATGGCTACGTTGATGCCAGTCATGATGCTGGTTATGAACTTTTCGATGATTGCGATCCTTTATTTCGGTGGACAGCGTATTGACAGTGGAAATATGGACATTGGTTCATTGATCGCCTTTATTCAGTATGCAATGCAAATCATGTTTTCTCTCATTATGGTGTCCATTATCTTTGTCATGATTCCAAGAGCTTCGGCTTCGACAGAACGGATCAACGAAGTATTGGATATGCAGCCGGATCTGAGCAACCCTAATCAGCCTCGCAGCATGAGTGCATTGCAAGGAATGATTGAATTCGATAATGTGACATTCCGTTATCCGGGTGCAGAGAATGCTGCGTTGTCAGGTATTTCCTTTACGGCACGCCCAGGTGAAACCACAGCCATTATTGGGGGTACGGGCTCCGGGAAATCCACATTGCTCAGTCTCATTCCACGTTTCTATGATGTAACGGAGGGCAGTGTTCGAGTAAATGGGACAGATGTCCGTGAGCTGCGGCAGGAAGATCTGCGGGCCAAAATTGGATTTGTACCACAAAAAGCGGTGCTTTTCACCGGGACGATTGCGGAGAATATCCGCCACGGTAAGGATGACGCCACGATGGAGGAGATTGTTCGAGCCGCTCAAACCGCTCAGGCAGAGAACTTCATTACGGAGATGAAAGACGGTTACGACAGCGTCATTGCGCAGGGGGGTAACAACGTGTCCGGTGGACAGAAGCAGCGTTTGTCCATTGCACGCGCACTGGTTCGCCGTCCGGAAGTATACATTTTTGATGACAGCTTCTCGGCTCTTGATTTCAAAACCGACGCCAAACTTCGTGCTGCCCTGAAGTCCGAAACGACTGAAGCAGCAGTTCTAATTGTGGCTCAGCGCGTAAGTACGGTTATGGATGCGGATCGTATTCTGGTTATGGATGAGGGACGAATTGTTGGTTCGGGAACACATAAAGAGCTGCTGGAGCACAATGAAGTGTATCGCGAGATTGTATCCTCCCAGCTGACAGAGGAGGAGATCGCATGA
- a CDS encoding MarR family winged helix-turn-helix transcriptional regulator: MTGIDPVAQKLLYSIMQFNKGKWRQHKPHGRNHNEIMVLGCLLHGMHPGERLNWQDNPPNFNDTIHSNHPGLKVSEISALLRVKSPTITPVIRGLEDEGLVERTMDPEDRRAVRITITDAGREIIRAAHQERMEIFNKLVKHLGEDDSLQLAELLTRVYTFFDTRVPQQSEAPTQGDDKP, translated from the coding sequence ATGACTGGCATAGATCCGGTTGCGCAGAAGCTTTTGTATTCCATCATGCAGTTTAATAAAGGCAAATGGAGGCAGCATAAACCACATGGGCGTAATCACAATGAAATTATGGTACTGGGTTGTTTGCTGCACGGCATGCATCCGGGAGAACGACTGAATTGGCAGGATAATCCCCCCAATTTCAATGATACGATACATTCAAATCATCCTGGACTGAAAGTGTCAGAGATCAGTGCTTTGCTGCGTGTGAAATCACCGACGATTACCCCTGTCATTCGGGGGCTTGAAGACGAAGGGCTGGTTGAACGAACTATGGACCCGGAGGATCGGCGCGCAGTTCGCATCACCATTACTGACGCAGGCCGTGAAATTATTCGGGCAGCTCATCAGGAACGTATGGAGATTTTTAATAAGCTCGTTAAACATCTGGGTGAGGATGACAGTCTTCAATTAGCCGAATTGTTGACCAGAGTGTATACCTTTTTTGATACGCGGGTTCCCCAGCAGTCCGAAGCACCTACACAAGGAGATGATAAGCCATGA
- the uxaC gene encoding glucuronate isomerase, translating to MKSFLDEQFLLHNETAIKLYEDYAKDMPIIDYHCHLSPQEIYENKTFGNITEAWLYGDHYKWRLMRANGIEEQYITGGEGVTDYDRFLAYAKTVPMMIGNPLYAWSHLELQRYFGVYEVLNEKSAPAIWEKVNAKLNSDGFGARDLITKSNVTVVCTTDDPCDSLEYHLKIQEIEGFDTAVLPSFRPDKGLELNRDIFPEWVGKLSQASDTAISDYDSFLAALESRVEFFHSVGGRVSDHALDYVPFGVATREEAAAIFAKALAGQKVSREEEDKYKTVTLTFLGKLYADRGWVMQFHINAARNNNSRMFAQLGPDTGYDAVNDTPLSSAVIGLLDALDQEQALPKTILYSLNPRDNEVLAAIIGSFQGGGIPGKIQLGAAWWFNDTKDGMLAQMKALANVGLISRFVGMLTDSRSFLSYTRHEYFRRLVCNLIGEWAEQGEVPHDMELLGQIVQGIAYNNAKEYFPFASALKTVSASQS from the coding sequence ATGAAATCTTTTCTGGATGAACAATTTTTACTGCATAATGAAACGGCAATCAAGTTATATGAAGATTATGCGAAAGACATGCCGATTATTGACTATCATTGCCATCTCAGTCCACAGGAAATCTACGAAAATAAAACCTTTGGCAATATTACAGAGGCCTGGTTATACGGTGATCACTACAAATGGCGGCTGATGCGCGCAAACGGAATTGAGGAGCAGTACATTACGGGTGGAGAAGGCGTAACGGATTACGATCGTTTTCTGGCGTATGCCAAAACCGTACCAATGATGATTGGTAACCCGCTGTACGCGTGGTCTCATCTGGAATTACAGCGTTATTTCGGTGTCTATGAAGTGTTGAATGAGAAAAGCGCCCCGGCGATCTGGGAAAAAGTAAATGCAAAGCTGAACAGTGACGGATTCGGTGCACGTGATCTCATTACCAAATCCAATGTCACCGTGGTATGCACAACGGATGATCCATGTGACTCCCTGGAATATCACCTGAAGATTCAGGAAATTGAAGGATTCGATACTGCTGTACTGCCTTCATTCCGTCCGGATAAAGGGCTGGAACTGAACCGCGATATATTCCCGGAATGGGTGGGCAAGCTATCACAGGCATCTGACACGGCGATTTCCGATTATGATTCATTCCTTGCTGCACTTGAATCACGGGTAGAGTTCTTCCACTCCGTTGGAGGCCGGGTGTCTGACCATGCACTCGATTATGTACCTTTCGGAGTAGCTACACGGGAGGAAGCAGCAGCTATATTTGCCAAAGCTCTCGCTGGGCAGAAGGTCAGTCGTGAGGAAGAGGACAAGTACAAGACGGTAACGTTGACTTTCCTCGGCAAACTGTACGCAGATCGGGGCTGGGTGATGCAGTTCCATATTAATGCTGCCCGCAACAATAACAGTCGGATGTTCGCACAGCTTGGCCCGGATACCGGATATGATGCAGTGAATGATACGCCACTTTCTTCAGCAGTCATCGGCCTGCTGGATGCACTTGATCAGGAGCAGGCGTTACCGAAAACAATCCTGTATTCCCTAAATCCTCGGGACAATGAGGTGCTTGCAGCGATTATCGGTAGTTTCCAGGGCGGGGGCATTCCAGGCAAGATTCAGCTTGGGGCAGCCTGGTGGTTTAATGATACGAAGGACGGTATGCTTGCTCAAATGAAGGCGCTGGCGAATGTGGGTCTAATCAGCCGCTTTGTCGGCATGCTGACCGATTCCCGCAGTTTCCTCTCGTACACAAGACATGAGTATTTCCGCCGTCTGGTCTGCAACCTCATCGGTGAATGGGCGGAACAGGGCGAGGTACCGCATGATATGGAACTGCTTGGACAGATCGTACAGGGCATTGCCTACAACAATGCGAAGGAGTATTTCCCTTTTGCGTCAGCGTTGAAAACTGTCTCTGCTTCGCAGTCCTGA